Below is a window of Hyphomicrobiales bacterium DNA.
GCTCAGGGCCGACCCCGAATATGGTCTGGCGGCGACGCTGTGGCTGTTTGCGACCGTCTGGGCGACGGACAGTGCCGCCTTTGCCTGCGGCCGGCTCCTGGGCGGGCCGAGGCTGTCGCCGCGGGTCTCGCCCCACAAGACCTGGGCCGGTTTTGCCGGCGGCCTCATCGCCGCGGCGCTTGTCGGCGCCGTCGCCGCCCGGTTGATTGCTGGAGCCTCCTTGGCTGCGCTCATATTGGTCGGCATTGCCGTCTCGATCGTCGCCCAAGCCGGGGATTTGTTCGAATCCGGCCTCAAGCGGCACTTCGGCGTGAAGGATTCTGGTAAACTCATTCCCGGCCATGGCGGCTTGATGGACCGGGTCGACGGCCTGATTGCCGCAGCGCTCGCCGCCGTCGGCTTCGGCATGCTGCGGGCCGGACCGGATCTGGCGGGCTCGGGACTGTTGCATTGGTGAGGACAGCAAGGTGAACCAAATCGCGCCTTGTTCGGCGGAAGACATGAAGCCCGGCGAGACCCGGCGCAAAGTCAGCGTC
It encodes the following:
- a CDS encoding phosphatidate cytidylyltransferase produces the protein MSTDLSLRLVTALVLAPIAMAAAWAGSWVYAALIAVSAAIVVDEWLMICGHRASRWLQALILVATGVLAYLALSGRPLIALAFVAAAALPMAALGRRLWGWFGLGVFYAGLPATALLVLRADPEYGLAATLWLFATVWATDSAAFACGRLLGGPRLSPRVSPHKTWAGFAGGLIAAALVGAVAARLIAGASLAALILVGIAVSIVAQAGDLFESGLKRHFGVKDSGKLIPGHGGLMDRVDGLIAAALAAVGFGMLRAGPDLAGSGLLHW